From a single Streptomyces sp. 1331.2 genomic region:
- a CDS encoding MarR family winged helix-turn-helix transcriptional regulator — MDTQPAPDATPQSDEITREVVDLMANLVALFHREYEEAAAARSLTGAQAKVLALLRRGPMPMRQIAQTLSCEPSNITGIVDRLESRGFVTREADRQDRRVKLVAATDTGAAASEELRESLNFAREPLAALGQGERTVLRDLLQRMLMGASGPGA, encoded by the coding sequence ATGGACACCCAGCCGGCCCCGGACGCCACGCCGCAGTCCGACGAGATCACCCGCGAGGTCGTCGACCTGATGGCCAACCTGGTCGCGCTCTTCCACCGCGAGTACGAGGAGGCCGCCGCCGCCCGCTCGCTCACCGGGGCCCAGGCCAAGGTCCTCGCCCTGCTGCGGCGCGGACCGATGCCGATGCGCCAGATCGCCCAGACGCTCAGCTGCGAACCGTCCAACATCACCGGCATCGTCGACCGGCTGGAGTCCCGCGGCTTCGTCACCCGCGAGGCCGACCGGCAGGACCGCCGGGTCAAGCTGGTCGCCGCCACCGACACCGGCGCGGCCGCCTCCGAGGAGCTGCGCGAGTCGCTGAACTTCGCCCGCGAGCCGCTGGCCGCGCTCGGCCAGGGCGAGCGGACGGTCCTGCGCGACCTGCTCCAGCGGATGCTCATGGGCGCCTCCGGCCCCGGGGCGTGA
- a CDS encoding DUF3145 domain-containing protein: MTTRGVLYIHSAPRALCPHVEWAVAGVLGVRVSLDWIRQPAAPGHWRAELSWQGEPGTASKLASALRGWQLMRYEVTSEPCATAEGERYSSTPTLGIFHAVTGIHGDILIPEDRLRAVLLRARSEGADLEAEIARLLGKPWDDELEPFRYAGEGAPVRWLHQVV; the protein is encoded by the coding sequence GTGACGACACGTGGAGTTCTCTACATCCACTCCGCGCCCCGCGCGCTGTGCCCGCACGTCGAGTGGGCCGTCGCGGGGGTGCTCGGTGTGCGGGTGAGCCTGGACTGGATCCGCCAGCCGGCCGCACCCGGACATTGGCGTGCGGAGCTCTCCTGGCAGGGGGAGCCCGGCACGGCCTCGAAGCTCGCCTCCGCGCTGCGCGGCTGGCAGCTGATGCGGTACGAGGTGACCAGCGAACCCTGCGCCACGGCGGAGGGGGAGCGCTACAGCAGCACGCCCACCCTCGGCATCTTCCACGCCGTCACGGGCATCCACGGCGACATCCTGATCCCCGAGGACCGGTTGCGCGCCGTCCTGCTGCGCGCCCGTAGCGAGGGCGCCGACCTGGAGGCCGAGATCGCCCGGCTGCTCGGCAAGCCCTGGGACGACGAGCTGGAGCCGTTCCGGTACGCGGGCGAGGGCGCCCCGGTGCGCTGGCTGCACCAGGTGGTCTGA
- a CDS encoding LCP family protein: protein MSTSTRRRRYLRTAIGLAAVLVLSVVGAGAWFYHRLDNNITTFDAGGVATERPPAPVPATPGAQVPVNVLLLGSDTRDDGNDSLGGGGEGVGHSDTAIVVHVYADHKHAVGVSVPRDTLVTIPSCKLQNGTWTTPKNDQMFNSAFTLGEYPKGNPACTQNTVEKLTGLRIDHTVVVDFKGAAAMADAVGGVEACVPNDVNQYGIHLKKGLQKLSGQSAVDYLRARHGIGDNSDIGRMKRQQAFLSSMIKKVQSQGFSLPTLLPLADAATKSLTVDEGLGTAMKLVDFARSVQDIKLSDITFVTAPWRFAGDRVRLVQPDADALWKLLREDRTLDGQSTAGTGQVTSSPTADPGAPTGAGTPLAPEQAAAPITVVNGVGTAGLAGSGAETLKARGFTNVALGANEPGHPTSRIGYDPALKAAADQVVALFPGAQAVEEPGSGTITVTLGADYRAAGTRIDSVSAPSPAPGATPDAAATPGTPPGTPSPGVPTGIAENTRNADTDPCANLTFG, encoded by the coding sequence ATGAGCACCAGCACGCGCCGGCGCCGCTACCTGCGGACCGCCATCGGCCTGGCCGCCGTGCTGGTGCTGTCGGTGGTGGGAGCCGGCGCCTGGTTCTACCACCGGCTGGACAACAACATCACCACCTTCGATGCGGGCGGCGTCGCCACCGAGCGCCCGCCCGCGCCGGTCCCGGCCACCCCCGGTGCCCAGGTGCCGGTCAACGTGCTGCTGCTCGGCTCCGACACCCGCGACGACGGCAACGACTCGCTGGGCGGCGGCGGCGAGGGGGTCGGCCACTCGGACACCGCGATCGTGGTGCACGTCTACGCCGACCACAAGCACGCCGTCGGCGTCTCCGTCCCCCGCGACACCCTGGTCACCATCCCGTCCTGCAAGCTGCAGAACGGGACCTGGACGACCCCGAAGAACGACCAGATGTTCAACTCCGCCTTCACCCTGGGCGAGTACCCCAAGGGCAACCCCGCCTGCACCCAGAACACCGTGGAGAAGCTCACCGGGCTGCGGATCGACCACACCGTGGTGGTCGACTTCAAGGGCGCGGCCGCGATGGCCGACGCGGTGGGCGGCGTGGAGGCCTGCGTGCCCAACGACGTCAACCAGTACGGCATCCACCTCAAGAAGGGCCTGCAGAAGCTCTCCGGGCAGTCCGCGGTGGACTACCTCCGAGCGCGCCACGGCATCGGCGACAACTCCGACATAGGCCGGATGAAGCGCCAGCAGGCCTTCCTCTCCTCGATGATCAAGAAGGTCCAGAGCCAGGGCTTCTCGCTGCCCACCCTGCTGCCGCTGGCCGACGCCGCCACCAAGTCGCTCACCGTGGACGAGGGGCTCGGCACCGCGATGAAGCTGGTGGACTTCGCCCGCTCGGTCCAGGACATCAAGCTCTCCGACATCACCTTCGTCACCGCGCCCTGGCGCTTCGCCGGCGACCGCGTGCGGCTGGTCCAGCCGGACGCCGACGCCCTCTGGAAGCTGCTGCGCGAGGACCGCACCCTGGACGGGCAGAGCACCGCCGGGACGGGCCAGGTCACCTCCTCCCCCACCGCCGACCCGGGCGCCCCCACCGGCGCCGGCACCCCGCTGGCGCCCGAGCAGGCCGCGGCCCCGATCACCGTGGTGAACGGGGTCGGCACCGCCGGCCTGGCGGGCTCCGGCGCGGAGACGCTCAAGGCGCGCGGCTTCACCAACGTCGCCCTCGGCGCCAACGAGCCGGGGCACCCGACCTCCCGGATCGGCTACGACCCCGCGCTGAAGGCCGCCGCCGACCAGGTGGTGGCCCTCTTCCCCGGCGCCCAGGCGGTGGAGGAGCCCGGCTCGGGCACGATCACCGTCACCCTCGGCGCCGACTACCGCGCGGCGGGCACCCGGATCGACTCGGTCTCCGCCCCCAGCCCCGCACCCGGCGCCACCCCCGACGCAGCGGCCACCCCCGGCACCCCGCCCGGCACCCCGTCGCCCGGTGTCCCGACCGGCATAGCGGAGAACACCCGCAACGCCGACACCGATCCCTGCGCCAACCTGACCTTCGGCTGA
- a CDS encoding NADP-dependent oxidoreductase — protein sequence MAEQAVPATAREWHLGARPQGWPVPTDFALVEAPVRTPGPGEILVRNAYLSVDPYMRGRMNDVPSYVPPFQLGKPMDGGAVGYVVASEAEGFAPGDAVLHGLGWREYATLDAKHAVKVDPAAAPLSAYLGVLGMTGLTAYAGLLAVGGLKEGDKVFVSGAAGAVGSMVGQIARLKGASLVVGSAGSADKVAKLVDEYGFDAAFNYKDAPVREQLAEAAPDGIDLYFDNVGGDHLEAAIGALGVHGRAVLCGAIAQYNETSAPAAPRNLALAIGKRLRLEGMLVADHAALQPQFVAEVAGWLKSGELRHEETVVDGFENAAEAFLDLLRGVNTGKMVVRLEG from the coding sequence ATGGCAGAGCAGGCCGTCCCCGCCACCGCCCGTGAATGGCACCTCGGCGCCCGTCCGCAGGGCTGGCCGGTGCCCACCGACTTCGCCCTGGTCGAGGCCCCGGTCCGAACCCCGGGCCCGGGCGAGATCCTGGTCCGCAACGCCTACCTCTCGGTGGACCCGTACATGCGCGGCCGGATGAACGACGTCCCCTCGTACGTCCCGCCGTTCCAGCTCGGCAAGCCCATGGACGGCGGCGCGGTCGGCTACGTGGTGGCCTCGGAGGCCGAGGGCTTCGCCCCCGGCGACGCCGTGCTGCACGGGCTCGGCTGGCGCGAGTACGCGACCCTGGACGCCAAGCACGCGGTCAAGGTCGACCCGGCCGCCGCCCCGCTGTCCGCCTACCTCGGCGTGCTCGGGATGACCGGCCTGACCGCCTACGCCGGCCTGCTCGCCGTCGGCGGCCTCAAGGAGGGCGACAAGGTCTTCGTCTCCGGCGCGGCCGGCGCGGTCGGATCGATGGTCGGCCAGATCGCCCGGCTCAAGGGCGCCTCCCTGGTGGTCGGTTCGGCCGGCTCGGCGGACAAGGTCGCCAAGCTCGTCGACGAGTACGGCTTCGACGCGGCCTTCAACTACAAGGACGCCCCGGTCCGCGAGCAGCTCGCCGAGGCCGCCCCGGACGGCATCGACCTCTACTTCGACAACGTCGGCGGCGACCACCTGGAGGCCGCGATCGGCGCCCTCGGCGTGCACGGCCGCGCGGTGCTCTGCGGAGCGATCGCCCAGTACAACGAGACCAGCGCGCCCGCCGCCCCGCGCAACCTCGCGCTCGCCATCGGCAAGCGGCTGCGCCTGGAGGGCATGCTGGTCGCCGACCACGCCGCGCTTCAGCCGCAGTTCGTCGCCGAGGTGGCCGGCTGGCTGAAGTCCGGCGAACTGCGCCACGAGGAGACCGTGGTGGACGGCTTCGAGAACGCCGCCGAGGCCTTCCTCGACCTGCTGCGCGGCGTCAACACCGGCAAGATGGTCGTCCGTCTGGAGGGCTGA
- a CDS encoding beta-ketoacyl-ACP synthase III, with the protein MTKPQIRPATGAQYSRIHGVGGYRPVRVIPNSEVLEWIDSSDEWIRTRSGIAARRWAGPEESVAEMSVQAAGKAIAQAGIAPEQIGGVIVATVSHLKQTPAIATEIAERLGCGNAPAFDISAACAGFGYGLGLADGMIRGGNAEYVLVIGVERLSDLTDKSDRSTAFIFGDGAGAAIVGPSDTPGIGKLIWGSDGSQADVITQTAAWDTAFAKSDAVNGPGEETKWPYLRMDGQPVFRWAVWEMAKVAQQALDAAGVTADQLGAFIPHQANMRITDAMIKALKLPESVPVARDIAETGNTSAASIPLAMERMLETGEAHSGDLALIIGFGAGLVYAAAVVTLP; encoded by the coding sequence ATGACCAAGCCCCAGATCCGTCCCGCCACGGGCGCGCAGTACTCGCGCATCCACGGCGTCGGCGGCTACCGCCCGGTCCGGGTGATCCCCAACTCCGAGGTCCTGGAGTGGATCGACTCGTCGGACGAGTGGATCCGCACCCGCAGCGGGATCGCCGCGCGCCGCTGGGCCGGCCCGGAGGAGTCCGTCGCCGAGATGTCGGTGCAGGCCGCCGGCAAGGCCATCGCGCAGGCCGGGATCGCCCCCGAGCAGATCGGCGGCGTGATCGTCGCGACGGTCTCGCACCTCAAGCAGACCCCGGCGATCGCCACCGAGATCGCCGAGCGGCTCGGCTGCGGCAACGCCCCTGCCTTCGACATCTCGGCCGCCTGCGCCGGCTTCGGCTACGGCCTGGGCCTGGCCGACGGCATGATCCGCGGCGGCAACGCCGAGTACGTGCTGGTGATCGGTGTCGAGCGGCTCAGCGACCTGACCGACAAGTCGGACCGCTCGACCGCCTTCATCTTCGGCGACGGCGCCGGCGCCGCGATCGTCGGCCCGTCCGACACTCCCGGCATCGGCAAGCTGATCTGGGGTTCGGACGGCTCGCAGGCCGACGTCATCACCCAGACAGCGGCCTGGGACACCGCCTTCGCCAAGTCCGACGCCGTCAACGGCCCGGGCGAGGAGACGAAGTGGCCGTACCTGCGGATGGACGGCCAGCCGGTCTTCCGCTGGGCGGTCTGGGAGATGGCCAAGGTCGCCCAGCAGGCGCTGGACGCCGCCGGGGTGACCGCCGACCAGCTCGGCGCGTTCATCCCGCACCAGGCCAACATGCGGATCACCGACGCCATGATCAAGGCGCTGAAGCTGCCGGAGTCGGTGCCGGTCGCCCGCGACATCGCGGAGACCGGCAACACCTCCGCGGCCTCCATCCCGCTGGCGATGGAACGCATGTTGGAGACCGGCGAGGCCCACAGCGGCGACCTGGCGCTGATCATCGGGTTCGGGGCGGGTCTCGTGTACGCCGCGGCAGTCGTTACGCTCCCCTAG
- a CDS encoding ACP S-malonyltransferase yields MLVIVAPGQGAQSPGFLSPWLELDGVADRLRAWSEVAGLDLVHAGTEASAEEIKDTAVAQPLLVAAGLVTARALFPDEDLARKQVGAVAGHSVGEITAAAGAGVLSAHDALTFVRERGRAMAAAAAVTETGMIAVLGGDPETVAAKLAEHGLTAANNNGGGQIVAAGTLAQLEALKADPPAGAKLIALKVAGAFHTEHMAPGVERLAELAPTLTAADPQVRYVSNKDGGVVDSGAEVLARLVSQVSNPVRWDLCMETLGRLGATAVIELSPAGTLTALLKRNLKGVATLALKTPADLDKARELVAEHGGQEQETTA; encoded by the coding sequence GTGCTCGTAATCGTCGCCCCTGGACAGGGTGCCCAGTCCCCCGGTTTCCTCAGCCCCTGGCTTGAGCTGGACGGTGTCGCCGACCGCCTTCGCGCCTGGTCGGAGGTCGCCGGGCTCGACCTGGTGCACGCCGGCACCGAGGCGTCCGCCGAGGAGATCAAGGACACCGCCGTCGCCCAGCCGCTGCTGGTCGCGGCCGGCCTGGTGACCGCCCGTGCGCTCTTCCCGGACGAGGACCTGGCCCGCAAGCAGGTCGGTGCCGTGGCCGGTCACAGCGTCGGCGAGATCACCGCCGCCGCCGGTGCCGGGGTGCTCAGCGCCCACGACGCGCTGACCTTCGTCCGTGAGCGCGGCCGGGCGATGGCCGCGGCCGCCGCCGTCACCGAGACCGGCATGATCGCCGTGCTCGGCGGCGACCCGGAGACCGTCGCCGCGAAGCTGGCCGAACACGGCCTGACCGCGGCCAACAACAACGGCGGCGGCCAGATCGTCGCCGCCGGCACGCTGGCCCAGCTGGAGGCGCTGAAGGCGGACCCGCCGGCCGGCGCCAAGCTGATCGCCCTGAAGGTGGCCGGCGCGTTCCACACGGAGCACATGGCCCCGGGTGTCGAGCGGCTGGCCGAGCTGGCCCCGACCCTGACCGCGGCCGACCCGCAGGTCCGGTACGTCTCCAACAAGGACGGCGGGGTCGTGGACTCCGGCGCCGAGGTGCTGGCGCGCCTGGTGTCGCAGGTCTCCAACCCGGTCCGCTGGGACCTGTGCATGGAGACCCTCGGCCGGCTGGGCGCGACGGCCGTGATCGAGCTGTCCCCCGCGGGCACCCTCACCGCACTGCTCAAGCGCAACCTCAAGGGTGTGGCCACGCTCGCCCTCAAGACCCCCGCCGACCTGGACAAGGCCCGCGAGCTCGTCGCCGAGCACGGCGGTCAGGAGCAGGAGACCACCGCATGA
- a CDS encoding acyl carrier protein → MATKDEVLEGLAEIVNEIAGIPTEDVAVDKSFTDDLDVDSLSMVEVVVAAEERFDVKIPDDEVKNLKTVGDAVDYILANA, encoded by the coding sequence ATGGCTACCAAGGACGAGGTTCTGGAAGGTCTCGCCGAGATCGTCAACGAGATCGCCGGTATCCCGACCGAGGATGTCGCGGTCGACAAGTCCTTCACCGATGACCTGGACGTCGACTCGCTGTCCATGGTCGAGGTCGTCGTGGCCGCCGAGGAGCGCTTCGACGTCAAGATCCCGGACGACGAGGTCAAGAACCTGAAGACGGTCGGCGACGCGGTGGACTACATCCTCGCCAACGCCTGA
- the fabF gene encoding beta-ketoacyl-ACP synthase II, with protein sequence MTAENRTVVVTGIGAFTPLGADAAGTWENLVAGKSGVAALTEEWAEELPVRIAARTAVEPGEILPRPLARKLDRSAQFAVIAAREAWADAGYETPATDESSKLAPERLGTVIASGIGGVTTLLDQYDVLKEKGARKVSPHTVPMLMPNSPAANVGLEVGARAGVHTPVSACASGAEAIGYAIEMIRTGRADVVVAGGTEAAIHPLPIAAFASMMAMSKNNDDPEHASRPYDKARDGFVLGEGAGVVVLESIEHAEARGARIYCEAVGQGLSSDAHHIAQPEPTGAGVARALADLFERNELDKAEIVHVNAHATSTPQGDTAELKALRKELGDDLDHIAISATKSMTGHLLGGAGGIETVATVLALHHRLAPPTINVDDLDDDVDADIVRGEARKLPEGRIAALNNSFGFGGHNVVLAFRTR encoded by the coding sequence GTGACCGCTGAAAATCGCACCGTGGTCGTCACGGGTATCGGCGCCTTCACGCCGCTGGGCGCCGACGCCGCCGGCACCTGGGAGAACCTGGTCGCCGGTAAGTCCGGTGTGGCGGCCCTGACCGAGGAGTGGGCCGAGGAACTGCCGGTTCGGATCGCGGCGCGCACCGCCGTCGAGCCCGGCGAGATCCTGCCCCGCCCGCTGGCCCGCAAGCTGGACCGCTCGGCGCAGTTCGCCGTGATCGCCGCCCGCGAGGCCTGGGCCGACGCCGGCTACGAGACCCCCGCCACCGACGAGTCCTCCAAGCTCGCCCCCGAGCGCCTGGGCACCGTCATCGCCTCCGGCATCGGCGGCGTGACCACCCTCCTCGACCAGTACGACGTGCTGAAGGAGAAGGGCGCCCGCAAGGTCTCCCCGCACACCGTCCCGATGCTGATGCCCAACTCCCCGGCGGCCAACGTCGGCCTGGAGGTCGGCGCCCGCGCGGGTGTGCACACCCCCGTCTCCGCCTGTGCCTCCGGCGCCGAGGCGATCGGCTACGCGATCGAGATGATCCGCACCGGCCGCGCCGACGTCGTGGTGGCCGGCGGCACCGAGGCGGCGATCCACCCGCTGCCGATCGCCGCGTTCGCCAGCATGATGGCGATGTCCAAGAACAACGACGACCCCGAGCACGCCTCGCGCCCGTACGACAAGGCCCGTGACGGCTTCGTCCTGGGCGAGGGCGCCGGCGTGGTGGTCCTGGAGTCGATCGAGCACGCGGAGGCCCGCGGCGCCCGGATCTACTGCGAGGCCGTGGGTCAGGGCCTGTCCTCGGACGCCCACCACATCGCCCAGCCCGAGCCCACCGGCGCCGGCGTGGCCCGCGCGCTGGCCGACCTGTTCGAGCGCAACGAGCTGGACAAGGCCGAGATCGTGCACGTCAACGCGCACGCCACCTCGACCCCGCAGGGTGACACCGCCGAGCTGAAGGCGCTCCGCAAGGAGCTCGGCGACGACCTCGACCACATTGCCATCTCGGCCACCAAGTCGATGACCGGCCACCTGCTGGGCGGCGCCGGCGGCATCGAGACCGTCGCCACCGTGCTGGCCCTGCACCACCGTCTCGCCCCGCCGACCATCAACGTCGACGACCTGGACGACGACGTGGACGCGGACATCGTGCGCGGCGAGGCCCGCAAGCTGCCCGAGGGCCGGATCGCGGCGCTGAACAACTCGTTCGGCTTCGGCGGCCACAACGTGGTGCTGGCCTTCCGCACCCGCTGA
- a CDS encoding PucR family transcriptional regulator, which produces MTAQERRTAAERAERRAATLKRLEKSSGKLATAAISRMDDQLGWYRRMPPEHRSWIGLVAQAGIAAFTEWYRHPESAKAISTDVFGTAPRELTRAITLRQTVELIRTTIEVMEEAIEEVAAPGDEADMRESVLVYAREIAFATAQVYAQAAEARGAWDARLEALVVNSLLSGDADEGVLSRAAALGWGQPSQIRVVMGSAPDGDSELVVEAIRRAARYAKLHVLTGVLGKRLVVVVGGEKEPVQAARALIGQFAPGPVVVGPTVPDLLSATRSAHAAAAGLRACAAWPDAPRPVLADDLLPERALAGDQAARRQLVEEIYTPLDEAGSALLETLSVYLEQASSLEGAARMLFVHPNTVRYRLRRVTDVTGYAPSDVRSAFTLRIALALGRLTDAGEPG; this is translated from the coding sequence CTGACGGCGCAGGAGCGCAGAACCGCCGCCGAGCGCGCCGAGCGCCGGGCGGCGACGCTCAAGCGGCTGGAGAAGTCCTCGGGCAAGCTGGCCACCGCCGCGATCTCGCGGATGGACGACCAGCTCGGCTGGTACCGGCGGATGCCGCCGGAGCACCGGTCCTGGATCGGCCTGGTCGCCCAGGCCGGTATCGCCGCCTTCACCGAGTGGTACCGCCACCCGGAGTCCGCGAAGGCGATCTCCACCGACGTCTTCGGCACCGCCCCGCGCGAGCTGACCAGGGCGATCACCCTGCGTCAGACCGTGGAGCTGATCCGCACCACGATCGAGGTGATGGAGGAGGCCATCGAGGAGGTGGCCGCCCCCGGCGACGAGGCGGACATGCGCGAGTCGGTGCTGGTCTACGCCCGGGAGATCGCCTTCGCCACCGCCCAGGTGTACGCCCAGGCGGCCGAGGCGCGCGGCGCCTGGGACGCCCGGCTGGAGGCGTTGGTGGTCAACTCCCTGCTGTCCGGCGACGCCGACGAGGGCGTGCTCTCGCGCGCCGCGGCGCTCGGCTGGGGCCAGCCCAGCCAGATCCGGGTGGTGATGGGCAGCGCGCCGGACGGCGACAGCGAGCTGGTGGTGGAGGCGATCCGCCGGGCCGCCCGGTACGCCAAGCTGCACGTGCTGACCGGGGTGCTGGGCAAGCGCCTGGTGGTGGTGGTCGGCGGCGAGAAGGAGCCGGTGCAGGCGGCCAGGGCGCTGATCGGCCAGTTCGCGCCGGGCCCGGTGGTGGTCGGCCCGACCGTGCCCGACCTGCTCTCCGCGACCCGCTCGGCGCACGCCGCCGCGGCCGGCCTGCGGGCCTGCGCGGCCTGGCCGGACGCCCCGCGCCCGGTGCTGGCCGACGACCTGCTGCCCGAGCGCGCACTCGCCGGGGACCAGGCCGCCCGCCGTCAGCTGGTGGAGGAGATCTACACACCGCTGGACGAGGCGGGCTCGGCGCTCCTGGAGACGCTGAGTGTCTACCTGGAGCAGGCCTCCTCGCTGGAGGGGGCGGCGCGGATGCTCTTCGTCCACCCCAACACGGTGCGCTACCGGCTCCGACGTGTGACCGACGTCACGGGGTACGCCCCCTCCGATGTACGTTCGGCGTTCACGCTGCGGATCGCACTGGCCCTCGGCCGGCTGACGGACGCCGGAGAGCCCGGCTGA